In Pleurodeles waltl isolate 20211129_DDA chromosome 5, aPleWal1.hap1.20221129, whole genome shotgun sequence, the DNA window TTCTCTTGCCAGGTAAATTAACACTAGAATCAAAATCAATCAGGAGACTCTTGCAGGCATCGGATATGGTTGAAGAATCATCTTGAAGCATCAGTTCCTTGACCACCAAGCGGACAATGTACTTGTCTGAACTGGACGATGGAAAAAATGCTGGTTCATTAAATTTCTGTTTTCCCGCCAAAACAAGCAACCTATTACCTGTTAGAAAGCACACTCCCTTGGTTCGTTCATTTTTCTCTAGATGGATCTGCTGGATATTTGGCACAGCGGATGAAGTTAAAGTGTAAACTAAGATTATATTGCTGGTGTTAGAAGCCACTGCTGCAACCTGAGCCCTTGGGTCAAACGTAACAATGTCAGGCATGAGAATACTGGAGATGTGGACCTTTCTGGTGGTGGTCACCGTCTTCTCAAAAGTTACAAGAACCAGGTTTGATGCGTTCCGACTTTTTCTCAAATTGTCCTGGCACTTCAGATGAATAAGAGGACTGGGATCAGAGCGTCGATGGTTTGCTAGGATATGTGCAAGATCCACTGGGCCTGATAACGAGGATAACACTGAGTCAGTAGCTATAGATTGTTCAGAGTCAATCGACTTTCTTCTCAGATCTCTGGAGAGCCTCTCGCCCAAGTAGAGTAGAGAAGACTGTGAATTTAACGACGCTGACTTACCAGACGTTGGAATTTCGAATGCAACCCCAGTGCTCAATTCACTGGCCTTTTCTAGAGGAAGTTCTGTGGCTACAGCAACTTGGCAATCTAGAGTAGGTTCAATAGCACTTATGTAACCACCCACATCAAACACGGGACAAAAAGTGCATGCATTCAGAGTTTTCTGACCATCATCCCATATGTAGGAATGGATCGCAGTGCCAGCAGCAATGACCATGCGATTTCCATCTTTGGTCCAACAAGCACAGTGGATAAACCCATCACTCTTAACGTCCACTCTTATGCTGGAGTTGTCAGAACGCACCGAATGCAAAAGCGAGGCATCTTGTTTCGTCAACACGACCAACATATCCTTCTGGGGATGCCACACGCAGCCTTGGGGGAGTACAGGAAAGGGCTCACCGAGTTCACAGGTTTGAGAAAGCAGAAGCTTGTTCTTTTCCAACGGGATGGTGTACAACTGCCATACTGTGACATGTTTTTTATGCTGCACGGCAAGCAGAGCTGGAATGTCGGGGGAGCATACAGGACCCCAGGAAAGTCCATGTACATGCTCAAACTGCCCAATAACGCTTGAGGTTCCAAACTTTGGCTCCCGATTGTGAAGGTGTACAGCAGTCAACACCACCTGCCTGCCATCTGTCCAGGCCAAGCCGTGAACAGGGTGTATCGCATGATACAGAGCATTAAGTCCAGTTCTCAGCAGCTTTGCCTTTCCCAGTTCCATGTTGTTTCAGTAGCATACAGTGAGGCCAACAATAAAGTCATTGAACCATAGAAAGTCACCAGGCAGCATGCTTCCTCCGGCGTAGTGTGCTTTAGTTGAAATGAGTCTGTAAAGTCTGCCTTCTACAACTCCTATTCTAAGTACAAATCCCCACTAAAGCTCCTTCCAGCCTGTCTTTTATGATGGGAATTGAAATGTCACGAGTATGTCTAATAGGGATTAGCTAATTGCACTCCTAACATTAACTAAATGGTCTATTATTAGGCACTCATGATAAATAATGGCTTAAAATAGCTCACCAGCAGCCTAATCTTCAATGGATTAAGAAGGGAGATCCTATTTAGCTGATAAGTGGCACGGCGTCACACCATGACACTTGCCATTTAAATACAATCTTTGCACAGAGACAGGTCAAGCTTTTACTTATGTTTTGCATGTATTTCATTATTTCAGGAGTTTTTTCTGTTGCCAAATGCcaaacaaacaaacattggcaaagccagtatatttcacctatgcaaaatatatttgctttgtcaatgtgtttgtttACATGTTGCACACCAGTGTGAGCTATTGTGCAACATGGTTTAAACTTAAACAAATGCACTAGGATGCAGCCAGCAttgacagtgtttttttttcctttaagccATGTTCCACAGCAGCCTGAGGCAGGCAGAGGGAGGGCGGGGTAGTGTACTGAAAACAACAGCGAGCTGGAGGATTGAGAATAATGGCAGCCAGGGGGTAGGTGAAAACAATGGAAAGCAGGAGAAGGGAGGGTTGAGAGAAACACAAGGGCGGGGATGAAGGAGATGGACTGCAGAGGCATGCTCTCTATATGGCTGCATGTCAAAAAGTAATA includes these proteins:
- the LOC138296675 gene encoding WD repeat and coiled-coil-containing protein-like is translated as MELGKAKLLRTGLNALYHAIHPVHGLAWTDGRQVVLTAVHLHNREPKFGTSSVIGQFEHVHGLSWGPVCSPDIPALLAVQHKKHVTVWQLYTIPLEKNKLLLSQTCELGEPFPVLPQGCVWHPQKDMLVVLTKQDASLLHSVRSDNSSIRVDVKSDGFIHCACWTKDGNRMVIAAGTAIHSYIWDDGQKTLNACTFCPVFDVGGYISAIEPTLDCQVAVATELPLEKASELSTGVAFEIPTSGKSASLNSQSSLLYLGERLSRDLRRKSIDSEQSIATDSVLSSLSGPVDLAHILANHRRSDPSPLIHLKCQDNLRKSRNASNLVLVTFEKTVTTTRKVHISSILMPDIVTFDPRAQVAAVASNTSNIILVYTLTSSAVPNIQQIHLEKNERTKGVCFLTGNRLLVLAGKQKFNEPAFFPSSSSDKYIVRLVVKELMLQDDSSTISDACKSLLIDFDSSVNLPGKRMPLEIASREEGHVSREHLIPNCTISKSPSGRRRLIDLAKWRSPSCEQSPTSSASDFDDIKTSIDSSMMVETLDTEPVNRLLALINSGTVSRGSSRSSSPQMPSRNKNMSYEGESHFSGNLERLRGGFAQLEQHLSELKGSPKNGKKLISAYPSSLEPPCVFITFQKPVSEGAVTEDTRAVLLCEGKLQLSTVQELFHLPVIEIKHGSSWIVLTADIDGFIPLTFRSAQEIIIRDASASSRLYDSCSSNLSEAASSTESSNSTAQEANSE